A part of Halobacillus shinanisalinarum genomic DNA contains:
- a CDS encoding VOC family protein codes for MEQQFFEEPNTFVGHVELKVQQLERSVQFYKDTIGFQILEQSERRAVLSADGKTSLLIIEQPEDVKPIEANTSGLYHFAILLPNRLELAKVLKHFANHNQQLGASDHLVSEALYLNDPDGNGIEVYSDRPSSTWNWQNNEVVMIVDPLDAQDILGELEGESWGGLPVGTVMGHIHLHVSELQKTEEFYNKLGFDVISRLGQQALFMSTGNYHHHIGLNTWAGVGAPAPSKKSVGLTSFSLVFPSEKARGRAVEQVQGLGYEVLKEDGTFITKDPSENSIKLSV; via the coding sequence ATGGAACAGCAATTTTTTGAAGAACCAAATACATTTGTAGGTCATGTTGAATTGAAAGTTCAACAATTAGAACGATCTGTTCAATTTTATAAAGATACCATCGGTTTTCAAATCTTGGAACAATCAGAAAGACGGGCAGTACTGTCGGCAGATGGAAAAACGTCTTTGTTAATCATTGAACAACCTGAGGATGTGAAACCAATAGAAGCAAATACATCAGGTCTATATCATTTTGCGATTTTATTGCCTAATCGTTTGGAGTTGGCGAAGGTGCTAAAACACTTTGCTAATCACAACCAACAATTAGGAGCATCAGACCATCTAGTCAGTGAAGCCCTTTATTTGAACGATCCCGATGGAAATGGAATTGAGGTTTATTCAGATCGACCATCCTCCACATGGAATTGGCAAAACAATGAAGTAGTCATGATAGTAGATCCCTTAGATGCCCAAGATATTCTTGGCGAGCTTGAGGGCGAGAGTTGGGGAGGCCTTCCAGTTGGAACAGTGATGGGGCACATTCATTTACATGTATCAGAATTACAAAAAACAGAAGAATTTTATAACAAGTTAGGCTTTGATGTAATAAGTCGACTCGGTCAGCAGGCTCTCTTCATGTCTACTGGCAATTACCATCATCATATAGGGTTAAATACATGGGCCGGGGTTGGTGCTCCCGCGCCGTCAAAGAAAAGTGTTGGTTTGACTTCGTTTTCCCTTGTATTTCCAAGTGAAAAGGCTAGAGGAAGAGCAGTCGAACAAGTACAGGGTTTAGGATATGAAGTTCTAAAAGAGGATGGTACTTTTATTACGAAAGACCCCTCCGAAAATTCCATTAAGTTATCAGTTTAA
- a CDS encoding long-chain-fatty-acid--CoA ligase, giving the protein MEQVWKSHYPENIQTEVEIPNVPLIDILEQSAKQFPKNPALSFYGNETSYEELTLQAAAFASSLQNEGVMKGDRVAIMLPNCPHYVVSYYGVLKAGAVVTQVNPMLVDRELEHILSDSGAETIVIYAPLLPVLEKVKSTTSVNNVVVVQFNGEYEQTKGETEFTDFLKRSPGPPSSVSIDPSEDLAVLQYTGGTTGRSKGAMLTHRNVVANVVQTNEYFKDEVDMGKERYLTVIPLFHVFGMTSCMNLSIYTGSKNIMLPRFELEEVLETIKKEQPTFFPGVPTMYVAITNHPRAKEYGIDSIRVCNSGSAPMPQELMRNFEAKTGARVFEGYGLSESSPVTHCNPLFAERKPGSVGIGVPSTEYKIVDVESGIEEVPVGEKGEVIIRGPQVMKGYWNMPEETENTLRDGWLYTGDIARVDDEGYLYIIDRKKDLIIAGGFNIYPRDVEEVIYEHEAVQEAVVVGVPDVYRGETVRAVIVLKEGKSATEEELIAYCRQNMAAYKVPRELEFRNELPKTNVGKILRRSIREEVTKKA; this is encoded by the coding sequence ATGGAACAAGTATGGAAGAGTCACTATCCGGAAAATATTCAGACAGAAGTAGAAATTCCTAATGTGCCACTTATCGACATTCTGGAGCAGTCGGCCAAGCAGTTTCCAAAGAACCCGGCCTTATCCTTTTATGGAAATGAGACCAGTTATGAAGAGTTAACCCTGCAGGCAGCTGCTTTTGCTTCCTCCTTACAAAACGAAGGGGTCATGAAAGGCGATCGTGTAGCGATTATGCTGCCAAACTGTCCACATTATGTGGTCAGTTATTATGGTGTGTTGAAGGCAGGGGCTGTCGTTACTCAAGTGAATCCGATGCTTGTCGATCGTGAGCTTGAACATATTTTATCAGACTCTGGGGCGGAAACGATCGTTATTTATGCTCCGCTTTTACCTGTACTTGAGAAGGTAAAAAGTACTACTTCAGTCAATAATGTGGTTGTTGTACAGTTTAATGGAGAATATGAACAAACAAAAGGTGAAACCGAGTTCACAGACTTTTTGAAAAGGTCTCCAGGACCTCCGTCATCCGTGTCGATCGATCCAAGTGAAGATCTTGCAGTATTGCAATATACCGGGGGTACAACTGGACGATCAAAAGGAGCGATGCTCACACATCGGAATGTTGTGGCAAATGTTGTCCAGACGAATGAATATTTCAAAGATGAAGTTGATATGGGAAAAGAGCGTTATTTAACGGTAATCCCTCTTTTCCATGTATTTGGTATGACCTCTTGCATGAACCTTTCGATATACACAGGCTCAAAGAATATTATGCTTCCCCGCTTCGAATTGGAGGAAGTCCTTGAAACGATCAAAAAGGAGCAGCCAACCTTTTTCCCGGGAGTGCCGACGATGTATGTCGCGATAACGAACCATCCACGAGCAAAGGAGTATGGAATTGATAGCATACGAGTTTGCAACAGTGGGAGTGCTCCGATGCCACAGGAGTTGATGCGTAACTTTGAAGCAAAAACGGGAGCCAGGGTCTTTGAAGGCTATGGGTTATCGGAGAGTTCTCCTGTCACACATTGCAATCCTTTGTTTGCTGAGCGAAAGCCGGGAAGTGTTGGCATTGGTGTTCCGTCAACGGAATATAAGATTGTTGATGTCGAAAGTGGGATCGAAGAAGTGCCAGTAGGAGAAAAGGGTGAAGTCATAATCCGAGGTCCTCAGGTTATGAAAGGCTACTGGAATATGCCTGAAGAAACTGAAAATACACTTCGCGACGGCTGGCTCTACACAGGGGACATTGCTCGAGTCGATGATGAAGGTTATTTGTACATCATTGATCGAAAAAAAGATCTGATCATTGCGGGTGGTTTTAACATCTATCCACGAGATGTTGAAGAGGTAATCTATGAGCACGAAGCTGTCCAAGAGGCTGTGGTTGTTGGTGTACCAGATGTATATCGAGGGGAAACAGTTCGTGCTGTCATCGTGTTAAAAGAAGGAAAGTCAGCAACTGAGGAAGAACTTATTGCGTACTGTCGTCAAAACATGGCTGCCTATAAGGTGCCGCGAGAACTCGAATTTCGAAATGAACTGCCAAAAACAAATGTCGGTAAAATTTTAAGAAGATCAATCAGGGAGGAAGTAACTAAAAAAGCTTAA
- a CDS encoding glycerate kinase family protein, whose translation MFRCERSGYSNGKGARRFDESIDVEVLPMIDGGEGFVNAILDIKGGDLIHKEVTGPVGNKTISYFGVFDEKGERTAVIEMAAVAGLKLVPLDQRNPLKTTSYGVGELISCALDLEVDKILIGCGDSGISDGGAGMAQALGIQFLDKDRQMLTVKGGEDLLEIDYIDTSNLDKRLSHIPVDVACNWKNVLCGEKGVARVFGPQKGATSEQVEQLSSALEHYALLIQGAVGIDVRSLPGSGASGGLGAGLLAFAGATLHSRFDIIRNFINIEQAIASSDVVITAEGSLDSQTPNGKIPAEVARIALKYDVPVIIIAGAIGDGANLNYRAGIDAYSSITQRPISLKEALEKAPYWIEESTEAVLRKIAIGLQVAKREEASDERRIGRLYQKQ comes from the coding sequence ATGTTTAGATGCGAGAGAAGTGGCTACAGCAATGGGAAAGGGGCACGACGCTTTGATGAGTCCATTGATGTAGAGGTTTTACCCATGATTGATGGTGGGGAAGGATTTGTAAATGCCATCCTTGACATTAAAGGTGGAGATTTGATTCACAAAGAAGTGACAGGGCCTGTGGGAAATAAAACCATAAGTTATTTTGGGGTTTTTGATGAGAAGGGTGAACGGACAGCTGTGATTGAAATGGCAGCTGTTGCTGGATTAAAATTAGTCCCCCTTGATCAAAGGAATCCGCTAAAGACCACTTCCTACGGTGTAGGAGAGCTGATTTCCTGTGCGCTCGACTTAGAAGTTGATAAAATTCTTATTGGCTGCGGTGATTCTGGGATATCTGACGGGGGTGCAGGAATGGCACAAGCATTAGGGATTCAATTTCTTGATAAGGACCGTCAAATGTTGACCGTTAAAGGAGGAGAGGATCTGTTAGAGATTGATTATATTGATACGAGCAATCTTGATAAGCGTTTAAGCCATATTCCGGTTGATGTAGCATGTAATTGGAAGAATGTTTTATGCGGAGAAAAAGGTGTTGCTCGTGTATTTGGTCCTCAAAAAGGAGCTACCTCGGAACAAGTCGAACAATTGTCATCTGCTTTAGAGCATTATGCTTTGTTAATTCAAGGGGCAGTGGGGATAGACGTTAGATCCCTACCAGGAAGTGGTGCCTCGGGCGGATTAGGTGCAGGTTTACTCGCCTTTGCAGGGGCAACCTTACATTCTAGGTTTGATATTATTAGGAATTTTATTAACATTGAACAAGCCATCGCATCTTCAGATGTTGTTATTACTGCGGAAGGGAGCTTGGATTCCCAAACCCCAAACGGGAAAATTCCCGCGGAGGTCGCCAGAATTGCTCTAAAATATGACGTGCCTGTCATCATTATTGCGGGGGCAATTGGTGATGGAGCAAACTTGAATTACCGTGCAGGTATTGATGCTTATTCAAGCATCACCCAAAGGCCCATATCATTAAAAGAGGCACTGGAGAAAGCCCCATATTGGATTGAAGAAAGCACCGAAGCTGTATTAAGAAAAATTGCCATCGGCTTACAAGTTGCGAAAAGAGAAGAGGCTTCCGATGAGAGAAGGATTGGTCGGCTATACCAGAAACAATAA
- a CDS encoding sulfite exporter TauE/SafE family protein: MIILALIFLGFVASTYGTIIGAGGGFLFVPVLVTFYNISPESAAATGLAIVFINAVAGLPIFFKQRRVLLRTGLLLAVGAFPGTFIGGELVKYSPDAVFYSLFAVLLIGLGLFLSLKKPSQVNNQPTNSEENRSLPQDKQNSDHILNLWKLLGIGSGLGIVSSFFGIGGGWLLVPILTYGLGFSIKTATATSIFSLALYSLVGLLPSIATGAVHWSIVAWSGIGVLAGAQTGAILSKKVKGVTITRLLSALVIIMGVNMIFQI, translated from the coding sequence TTGATTATCCTAGCACTGATTTTTTTAGGATTCGTAGCAAGTACGTATGGAACCATCATAGGTGCGGGCGGCGGGTTCTTGTTTGTACCAGTATTAGTAACATTCTATAATATCTCACCAGAATCTGCTGCTGCCACAGGTCTGGCCATTGTATTTATAAATGCAGTAGCCGGTTTGCCTATATTTTTCAAACAACGAAGAGTTTTACTTCGAACAGGACTACTGCTGGCAGTTGGAGCTTTTCCGGGAACGTTTATCGGCGGGGAATTGGTAAAGTATAGTCCAGATGCAGTATTTTATAGTTTATTCGCCGTTCTCCTTATAGGGCTAGGCTTATTCCTGAGTTTGAAAAAGCCTTCCCAAGTAAATAATCAACCAACAAACTCAGAAGAAAACCGATCGTTACCACAAGATAAGCAAAACAGTGATCATATTTTAAACTTATGGAAGCTACTTGGAATCGGAAGTGGTCTTGGTATTGTTTCTTCTTTTTTCGGAATTGGAGGCGGATGGCTCTTGGTACCAATCTTAACTTATGGGTTAGGTTTTTCTATAAAAACTGCCACGGCTACCTCTATCTTTTCACTTGCTTTGTATTCACTAGTAGGTCTACTTCCTTCCATTGCGACTGGAGCAGTGCATTGGTCTATCGTTGCCTGGAGCGGTATAGGGGTACTTGCAGGTGCCCAGACCGGAGCTATACTGTCGAAAAAGGTGAAAGGCGTCACCATTACTCGATTGCTTTCTGCTTTGGTCATTATCATGGGGGTTAATATGATTTTTCAAATCTAA
- a CDS encoding SLC13 family permease, translating into MREGLVGYTRNNKWIHKLIDIFSRKSSLMISVHILFFLFVMVIDDLDYQAKVSLVAFLSAMMFWITTKIPAGFVAVTVIVVIVLLGAADAELLYQSLAQEVVWLMIGAFVMGEAVRQSGLAERFSRYLLNKSDQKSNMLFLLTNALFVSAFFIPSTSGRAALSMPIIKQLSERLHSSEERGVLALVAPVIILMSTSATLIGAGSHLIGISLLESATDQSISYIQWLIWGLPFTIMITLMTYFITKWILWPRNTVKEVKSIPTEVTSSRKQPMNVGEKRTFILISLMMLAWMSHGIHGYDIGFITMVGGLLFMIPKYGVISWKQGMKAVSWPLVLFVAAATALGKVLVDTGVVGWIEGEMLNVLHLFISAPEWIIVCMILLVAVTSHLYIHSHTTRAIIFVPSLILFSESIGLDSSTVVFLSLIGMNYCVTFPVSSKALLIFYEEGELSFDPRKLFKISAILMPLYILVMLLFYFTYWQWTGMNI; encoded by the coding sequence ATGAGAGAAGGATTGGTCGGCTATACCAGAAACAATAAATGGATCCATAAATTGATAGATATATTTTCTAGAAAGTCGTCCCTAATGATAAGTGTACACATTCTATTTTTCCTGTTTGTTATGGTTATTGACGATCTAGACTATCAGGCCAAAGTTTCTTTAGTAGCCTTCTTATCAGCAATGATGTTTTGGATTACAACTAAAATACCCGCTGGATTTGTGGCAGTGACAGTCATTGTAGTTATTGTCTTACTGGGGGCAGCGGATGCTGAATTATTATATCAATCTTTGGCTCAAGAGGTAGTGTGGTTAATGATCGGTGCTTTTGTCATGGGGGAAGCAGTTAGACAATCAGGGTTGGCAGAACGATTCAGCCGTTACTTATTGAATAAATCTGACCAAAAAAGCAACATGCTTTTTCTACTAACGAACGCTTTATTCGTATCTGCATTTTTTATCCCATCTACTTCGGGAAGGGCAGCCTTATCGATGCCGATTATTAAACAATTAAGCGAAAGACTTCATTCTAGCGAAGAGCGAGGTGTTTTGGCATTGGTCGCACCTGTAATCATATTAATGAGCACATCAGCAACATTAATAGGTGCAGGGTCGCATTTAATTGGAATAAGTTTACTTGAAAGTGCTACCGATCAATCTATTTCTTATATTCAGTGGTTGATATGGGGACTGCCTTTTACCATTATGATAACTCTGATGACATACTTTATAACGAAATGGATACTGTGGCCAAGAAATACAGTCAAAGAAGTCAAAAGCATACCAACGGAAGTTACAAGCTCAAGAAAACAACCGATGAATGTAGGTGAAAAAAGGACGTTCATCTTAATTTCCCTGATGATGCTTGCATGGATGTCCCATGGGATTCATGGTTACGATATAGGGTTCATCACCATGGTGGGCGGATTGCTTTTTATGATTCCGAAATATGGAGTGATCAGTTGGAAACAAGGAATGAAAGCAGTCTCTTGGCCATTGGTTCTATTTGTCGCTGCAGCTACAGCTCTCGGAAAAGTTTTAGTTGATACGGGGGTAGTGGGGTGGATTGAAGGAGAAATGTTAAATGTACTTCACTTGTTCATAAGCGCCCCAGAATGGATTATTGTATGTATGATCTTGTTGGTTGCAGTTACAAGTCATTTATACATTCACTCTCATACAACACGTGCCATTATTTTTGTTCCAAGCTTAATCCTATTTAGTGAATCAATAGGGCTTGATTCTTCAACTGTTGTATTCTTAAGTTTAATTGGAATGAATTATTGTGTTACATTTCCTGTTAGTTCGAAAGCATTGCTCATTTTTTATGAAGAAGGTGAACTTTCATTTGATCCCAGAAAGCTATTTAAAATTAGTGCAATTCTAATGCCGCTATATATACTAGTTATGCTACTATTCTATTTTACTTATTGGCAGTGGACTGGGATGAACATATAA